A window from Populus trichocarpa isolate Nisqually-1 chromosome 3, P.trichocarpa_v4.1, whole genome shotgun sequence encodes these proteins:
- the LOC7497805 gene encoding 1-aminocyclopropane-1-carboxylate synthase: MVFKLNNHLLSSIASSNGHGEDSPYFEGWKAYDSNPHHPTENPNGVIQMGLAENQLCFDLIQDWLKNNPKASICTPEGVNEFREVAIFQDYHGLPEFRNAVAKFMEKVRGNKVTFDPDRIVMNGGATGAHETIAFCLADPGEAFLVPTPYYPGFDRDLRWRTGVKLIPVDSESSNNFKVTREALENAYEMAKLGNIKVKGLLITNPSNPLGTMLDRETLRSIVSFINEKNIHLVCDEIYAATVFSQPDFISIAEILQEDIECNLDLVHIVYSLSKDMGFPGLRVGIIYSYNDAVVSCARKMSSFGLVSSQTQHMIASMLSDDEFVGKFIRKSKRRLAARHRIFTYGLAQVSIKCLTTSNAGLFLWMDLSGLLEEKTFEAEMALWRVIIHEVKLNVSPGCSFHCTEPGWFRVCFANMDDQTMQVALSRIRTFVNKDVDTKKPKKTLRWQGSLKLNSPRIYDDFINSPHSPIPQSPLVRART, translated from the exons atggttTTCAAGTTGAATAACCACTTGTTGTCTAGTATAGCAAGCAGCAACGGACATGGTGAAGACTCCCCATATTTTGAAGGCTGGAAAGCCTATGACAGTAATCCCCATCATCCCACGGAGAATCCAAATGGGGTTATCCAGATGGGTCTTGCAGAGAATCAG CTTTGCTTTGATTTGATTCAAGACTGGCTCAAAAACAACCCAAAAGCCTCCATTTGCACTCCTGAAGGAGTTAATGAGTTCAGAGAGGTAGCTATCTTTCAGGACTATCATGGCCTGCCAGAATTTAGAAAT GCTGTAGCAAAGTTCATGGAAAAAGTGAGAGGAAATAAAGTTACATTTGATCCTGACCGCATTGTTATGAATGGAGGAGCTACCGGAGCTCATGAAACAATTGCCTTTTGCTTGGCAGATCCCGGCGAGGCATTTTTGGTACCTACTCCTTATTATCCAGG ATTCGATCGAGATTTGAGATGGAGAACAGGAGTAAAACTCATTCCAGTTGATTCTGAAAGTTCTAACAACTTCAAGGTAACAAGAGAAGCCTTGGAAAATGCCTATGAGATGGCAAAATTAGGCAACATCAAAGTAAAGGGCTTGCTCATAACCAATCCATCAAATCCGTTGGGCACCATGCTAGATAGGGAAACTCTAAGAAGCATTGTGAGCTTCATCAATGAAAAGAACATCCATTTAGTCTGCGATGAGATTTATGCAGCCACGGTTTTCAGCCAGCCTGATTTCATTAGCATAGCAGAGATACTACAGGAAGATATTGAATGCAATCTTGATCTTGTACACATTGTTTACAGTCTGTCAAAGGACATGGGGTTCCCTGGCCTTAGGGTTGGCATTATCTATTCTTACAATGATGCAGTAGTGAGTTGCGCCCGAAAAATGTCAAGCTTCGGATTGGTATCCTCGCAAACTCAGCACATGATAGCATCAATGCTATCAGATGATGAATTTGTGGGGAAGTTCATTAGGAAAAGCAAAAGGAGGTTAGCCGCAAGGCATAGAATCTTCACTTATGGACTTGCTCAAGTAAGCATTAAGTGCTTGACGACAAGTAATGCTGGCCTGTTTTTGTGGATGGATTTGAGTGGACTCCTCGAAGAAAAGACATTTGAAGCTGAAATGGCACTATGGCGAGTTATAATCCATGAAGTCAAGCTCAATGTTTCGCCAGGTTGTTCTTTTCATTGCACAGAGCCAGGGTGGTTTCGGGTTTGCTTTGCCAACATGGATGACCAGACCATGCAAGTTGCTTTGTCAAGAATTAGAACATTTGTCAATAAGGATGTCGACACCAAGAAGCCTAAAAAGACCCTACGCTGGCAAGGCAGCCTTAAACTCAACTCTCCTCGAATATACGATGATTTCATCAATTCCCCGCACTCTCCCATACCTCAATCGCCCCTTGTTCGAGCAAGGACTTAG